The Proteiniborus ethanoligenes sequence TGGAGCTCTACCAATAACTATTTCATTAATGGAGCTAGGTATAAAAAAGGTTATAATACCTTTTGACAATAGAGATGAGTGTAAGGTAGTTAATAATATAGATATTATTCCTGTTAAAAGTATTAAAGATTTAGTATCATATTTAAATGAGGAATTAATTATAGATTCATATTCAGCAATTAGCCAAATATTTTATGATGAAGAAGATTATAGTTGTGATGATTTTTCAGATATTAAAGGACAGCAGGCTTTAAAAAGATCTATGGAAGTTGCAGCAGCTGGGCATCATAACGTAATTATACTAGGTCCACCTGGCTCAGGTAAAACCATGGTAGCTAGGAGACTACCATCTATTTTGCCAAAACTAACATTTGAAGAGGCGTTAGAAGTAACTAAGATATATAGTATAGCTGGATTACTTAATAATAAATCTATCATAACCAGTAGACCCTTTCGTTCGCCTCATCATACAGCCTCTGCTATTTCGCTAATAGGAGGAGGAAGAGTACCTAAACCTGGAGAAATATCTTTGTCCCATCACGGAGTTTTATTCCTTGATGAACTGCCGGAATTCTCCAAAAATGTAATTGAGGTTCTTAGACAGCCAATGGAAGATGGAGCTGTAACTATTTCTAGAGTAAATGCTACACTAACTTACCCTACCAGATTCATGTTAATTGCAAGCATGAATCCATGTCCGTGTGGTTATTATGGTGACCCAGTTCACGAATGTAGCTGTAGTCAGAAAAATATCGAAAGATATCTGGGGAAAATAAGTGGACCATTACTTGATAGAATAGATATACATATTGAAGTAACTCCGGTTAACTATAGCGAATTAGATAATCATACAGATAAAATTGAATCCTCAAAGGAAATAAGAGAAAGAGTCAATAAAGCAAGAGATATTCAAGTAAACAGATATAAAGGAGAAAATATTTTTTCTAACTCTCAACTGAGCCCTAAAAATATAAATAAATACTGCAAGTTAGACACCAAAGGTAAAAAATTAATAAAAGAAGCCTTTGAAAGACTCGGATTAAGTGCAAGAGCATATAACAAAGTCTTAAAAGTGGCGAGAACCATTGCGGATTTAGATGGAAAGGAAAATATAGAATCATGTCATTTGGCGGAGGCTATTCAATACAGAAGTTTAGATAGAAAATATTGGTGATACAATTTACTGTTTAAGGGTGATTGTTATGGATAACAGAGAGGTATTAATATGGCTTGCAAGCATAGAGGGAATAAACAATAGAATCATAGAAATCTTAGAAAATAAATTTGAACAAATGTCCTATGTTTGGTATGCAGATGCAAAAGAAATACTAATGCTAAGTGAAATAAATGATAAAATTAAAAACCAGATTATAAAGCATAGAAATAATCTATATTACGAAAGTCTTTTAAAAAAGATATATAGTAGCAATGTAAAGGTAATAACATACTATGATGATGATTATCCAAGCAAGCTTTTGCACATCAATGGGTACCCTAAAGTACTATACTTAAAAGGCAATCTACTCCCAGAAGACCATATTTCTATAGCCATTGTTGGCTCTAGGAAATCTACAGCATATGGAAGATTAGTAGCAGAAAAGATTTCATCTGAGTTAAGTCAGTTAGGAGTTACATTAGTAAGTGGCATGGCCAAAGGCATAGACACTCAAGTTCACCAAAGTGCTTTAAATAATAACACCCGTACTATTGCAGTTTTAGGAAGTGGAGTAGATGTAGTTTATCCAAGTTCTAATAGAGAATTATACTATAAAATCCAAGAAAATGGATGTGTAATTTCAGAATTTCCCTTAGGTACACAGCCTTTTTCATACAACTTTCCTCAGAGGAATAGAATTATTAGCGGGCTTTCCTTAGGAGTAGTAGTAATAGAAGCCACTGAAAAAAGTGGCTCATTAATAACTGCACATCATGCAACTGAACAGGGTAGGGATGTTTTTGCTGTACCAGGAAATATAAACAGCTTATATAGCAGAGGTACAAATCTACTTATTAAAGATGGTGCAAAGCTAGTAATGTCAGTTGAGGACATAATAGATGAAGTTCCTGAGCTGAATGATAAATATTTAAAGACAAATAATAAGAAGGAAAGATTAGATTATTCTCAATTTAGCGATGCAGAAAGAAATGTAATAGAATGCTTAATAGAAAACCCTATACATTGCGATTTAATATCTTATAGAACAGGTATAGGAATTATTGAACTTAATGGCATACTTACAAT is a genomic window containing:
- a CDS encoding YifB family Mg chelatase-like AAA ATPase codes for the protein MFIYELQINKKEKVEMLSKVKTCVLQGLNGSIVEVETDISRGLPMFNIVGLADISIKESKDRVRTAIKNSGYEFPLSRITVNLAPANTRKEGSQLDLAIAVGILASTEIIKNNIIEDTCFIGELSLDGNISRVDGALPITISLMELGIKKVIIPFDNRDECKVVNNIDIIPVKSIKDLVSYLNEELIIDSYSAISQIFYDEEDYSCDDFSDIKGQQALKRSMEVAAAGHHNVIILGPPGSGKTMVARRLPSILPKLTFEEALEVTKIYSIAGLLNNKSIITSRPFRSPHHTASAISLIGGGRVPKPGEISLSHHGVLFLDELPEFSKNVIEVLRQPMEDGAVTISRVNATLTYPTRFMLIASMNPCPCGYYGDPVHECSCSQKNIERYLGKISGPLLDRIDIHIEVTPVNYSELDNHTDKIESSKEIRERVNKARDIQVNRYKGENIFSNSQLSPKNINKYCKLDTKGKKLIKEAFERLGLSARAYNKVLKVARTIADLDGKENIESCHLAEAIQYRSLDRKYW
- the dprA gene encoding DNA-processing protein DprA → MDNREVLIWLASIEGINNRIIEILENKFEQMSYVWYADAKEILMLSEINDKIKNQIIKHRNNLYYESLLKKIYSSNVKVITYYDDDYPSKLLHINGYPKVLYLKGNLLPEDHISIAIVGSRKSTAYGRLVAEKISSELSQLGVTLVSGMAKGIDTQVHQSALNNNTRTIAVLGSGVDVVYPSSNRELYYKIQENGCVISEFPLGTQPFSYNFPQRNRIISGLSLGVVVIEATEKSGSLITAHHATEQGRDVFAVPGNINSLYSRGTNLLIKDGAKLVMSVEDIIDEVPELNDKYLKTNNKKERLDYSQFSDAERNVIECLIENPIHCDLISYRTGIGIIELNGILTILEMKGIIRQLPGRVYAIM